From a single Fulvivirga ulvae genomic region:
- a CDS encoding ABC transporter ATP-binding protein: MLTASGITKSYGDLRVLKGIDLHVERKEIISIVGASGAGKSTLLHILGTLDQSDNGSLRINQSDVSRMSNKEKSAFRNKHIGFIFQFHNLLPEFTAKENVCIPGYIGKRDAAEVSRRADELLEVLGISARRDHKPSELSGGEQQRAAVARALINDPSIIFADEPSGNLDSKNAKELHSLFFKLRDELGQTFVIVTHNEELADMADRKLEIQDGVMLT; the protein is encoded by the coding sequence ATGCTGACAGCAAGTGGAATAACTAAGTCATATGGAGACCTTCGTGTCCTTAAAGGGATTGATCTGCATGTAGAAAGAAAAGAAATTATTTCTATTGTGGGAGCATCAGGGGCGGGGAAAAGTACGTTGCTGCATATTTTAGGTACGTTGGATCAATCTGATAATGGCTCTTTAAGAATAAACCAGTCAGACGTTAGCCGGATGAGCAATAAGGAGAAGTCAGCTTTTCGTAATAAGCACATCGGTTTCATCTTTCAATTCCACAATCTCCTGCCTGAGTTTACTGCCAAAGAGAATGTGTGCATTCCCGGCTACATCGGAAAAAGGGATGCCGCCGAAGTAAGCAGACGTGCTGATGAACTGTTGGAAGTGCTCGGTATTTCCGCCAGGCGTGATCATAAGCCTTCGGAGTTGTCAGGAGGTGAGCAGCAGCGCGCTGCAGTGGCCAGGGCTTTGATCAATGACCCCTCGATTATATTTGCAGATGAACCAAGCGGGAACCTGGATTCAAAAAATGCTAAAGAACTTCACAGCCTGTTCTTCAAACTAAGGGATGAACTGGGACAAACCTTTGTGATTGTTACACACAATGAAGAGCTTGCCGATATGGCTGACAGAAAGCTGGAAATTCAGGATGGGGTAATGCTAACCTAG
- a CDS encoding FadR/GntR family transcriptional regulator: MSKELLNNFSEIIVEGPVDKIINQIKELISSGQLKPGDRLPSERMLSERFAIGRTYVRDAIRKLEFYGILKTMPQSGTFVAGFGITALEGLITDVLKLEGNDFHALVETRVLLETNSARFAAMRRSEDDIISISNALDEYEKAVKEGKSTVEEDLLFHLKIAEASKNAVLKSLMLIVTPDILTYFKENDVCSGDRPKSALEEHHTILRYIIDQEPMKAEISMREHLKDILNFASDNLSP; this comes from the coding sequence ATGTCAAAGGAATTATTAAACAACTTCAGTGAAATAATCGTAGAGGGCCCTGTCGATAAAATAATCAATCAAATAAAGGAATTGATTTCTTCAGGCCAGTTAAAACCTGGTGATCGGTTACCCTCTGAACGCATGCTAAGTGAGCGCTTTGCCATAGGTAGAACCTATGTTAGAGATGCCATAAGAAAACTTGAGTTTTATGGGATTTTAAAGACCATGCCCCAAAGCGGAACTTTCGTAGCTGGCTTCGGTATTACCGCCCTGGAAGGTTTGATAACTGATGTGTTAAAACTAGAAGGAAATGATTTTCATGCTTTAGTTGAAACACGGGTATTGTTAGAAACTAATTCAGCCCGATTCGCGGCTATGAGGCGTTCCGAAGACGATATCATCTCAATATCTAATGCTTTGGACGAATACGAGAAAGCAGTAAAAGAGGGTAAGTCAACTGTTGAGGAGGATTTACTTTTTCATTTAAAAATTGCTGAAGCGAGTAAAAACGCGGTCCTCAAATCCTTAATGCTCATTGTAACACCTGATATCCTGACGTATTTTAAAGAAAATGATGTCTGTAGTGGTGATAGACCTAAATCAGCGCTGGAAGAACACCACACTATTCTTCGCTACATCATAGATCAAGAACCAATGAAAGCGGAGATTTCCATGAGGGAACACCTCAAAGATATTTTAAATTTTGCTAGTGATAATTTAAGCCCCTGA
- a CDS encoding nitroreductase family protein yields the protein MSTEPINIKPAQTEFDLHPLIIGRWSPRAFSTKEPSRHQILKMLEAARWAPSSFNEQPWRFIVGVKSRGEEYQKVLECINDFNKGWAGHAPVLMLVCAKKAFTHNDKPNRHYRYDCGAAMSTLSLQAMADNLYVHQMAGINPDRAIELFKVPETFEVLTGVAIGYLGDPGQLTEKDQKSEASRRQRKELSQLAFSESWGNSFI from the coding sequence ATGAGTACCGAACCAATAAATATAAAACCCGCACAAACTGAATTTGATTTACACCCATTAATTATCGGGCGTTGGAGTCCCAGGGCATTTAGCACAAAAGAACCCTCCAGGCACCAAATCCTGAAAATGCTGGAAGCTGCCAGATGGGCACCATCCTCTTTTAATGAGCAACCCTGGCGATTTATTGTAGGAGTCAAAAGCAGGGGAGAGGAGTACCAGAAAGTGTTGGAATGTATAAATGACTTTAACAAAGGATGGGCTGGGCATGCTCCTGTTTTGATGCTGGTATGTGCAAAAAAGGCATTTACACATAATGATAAGCCCAACAGACATTATAGGTATGACTGCGGTGCTGCTATGTCAACATTAAGCTTGCAGGCAATGGCCGATAACCTGTATGTTCACCAGATGGCAGGTATAAATCCGGATAGAGCAATAGAGTTATTTAAGGTGCCGGAAACTTTTGAGGTTTTAACTGGTGTGGCTATCGGATATCTTGGTGACCCGGGCCAACTAACCGAAAAAGACCAAAAATCAGAGGCATCCAGGCGGCAGAGAAAAGAACTTAGCCAGTTAGCGTTTAGCGAATCGTGGGGGAATAGCTTTATCTAG
- a CDS encoding PKD domain-containing protein, translating into MKNYLKNIFKVGLLFLGLATIGLINACVEEELPGAGSIPDEIPPEANFSYSSDPADFTVINFTNLSTEALNFVWDFGDGNTSTEKDPTFTFSGEGTYKVTLTATDGLGASNTASMDVKVAPGPYQPVILEAGFEDGQLDGGAGDGRDSWRNSDLGGVIQITGSPVVSGSQGAKLPSGGDKRIGYQEIIVEPETNYDINFIYTMFAEPTGYITVDILDVSGNGGTFTSHEDTQDHVLGSVTVNDQEDPEVYVGGSVSFNSGTSELIAIYFYNDGITESRLDDFSIDIGRAGAVPPSASFTAKQSEFNYLEYSFTNNSKNASSYQWDFGDGNTSTEVSPTHVYAESGEYTVSLTSSSDGGLTANFSSTIDIQAPAQASFEVEEVSSTEYKFTSTSTGIGISLTWEFGDGYGYDGPQNPINHTYSEAGFYTVTLTATSETGFESVASYTLAAGLPKVINGDFEDSDGTGKDDWRPSLGFTGGEGNGDPYSGSGDGAYQLYDGTDTESSTRGAKIDGSRCTVDADGNPVSGDTRYAYQSMTLDPNTEYYLEFSYDNASGTIVAGEILDGHFADGSAALAASLDGSSLLEIKGTVSNGEDIGNDWRTIRAKFTTNATGEVAIWMWAFGGQSYYDNVKILPAWLVESGG; encoded by the coding sequence ATGAAAAATTATTTAAAAAATATATTTAAAGTGGGCCTGCTATTTTTAGGGTTGGCTACTATAGGATTAATTAATGCGTGCGTAGAGGAGGAGCTGCCTGGTGCAGGTTCTATACCTGATGAAATTCCGCCTGAAGCTAACTTTTCATATTCTTCAGACCCGGCTGATTTTACGGTAATTAACTTCACCAACCTATCGACCGAAGCACTAAATTTTGTATGGGATTTTGGCGATGGCAACACGTCTACAGAGAAAGACCCAACGTTTACATTTAGTGGTGAAGGAACCTATAAGGTGACTCTTACGGCTACTGACGGTTTGGGTGCAAGTAACACAGCCTCTATGGATGTGAAAGTGGCCCCCGGACCTTATCAGCCAGTTATTTTGGAAGCTGGCTTTGAAGATGGCCAGCTAGATGGTGGTGCTGGTGATGGTCGTGATTCCTGGAGAAACAGCGACCTTGGCGGAGTGATTCAGATTACTGGAAGCCCGGTAGTGTCAGGAAGTCAGGGCGCAAAACTTCCGTCAGGTGGAGATAAGCGTATTGGGTACCAGGAAATTATTGTGGAGCCCGAGACCAATTATGATATCAATTTCATTTACACCATGTTTGCTGAGCCTACAGGGTATATTACAGTTGATATTTTAGACGTAAGCGGAAATGGCGGAACTTTTACCTCTCATGAAGATACGCAGGACCATGTACTGGGCTCTGTGACTGTAAATGACCAGGAGGACCCGGAGGTTTATGTAGGCGGATCAGTTTCTTTTAATTCCGGAACCAGTGAGCTTATAGCAATCTATTTTTACAATGATGGTATTACAGAGTCAAGATTAGATGATTTTTCAATTGACATAGGTCGGGCAGGAGCAGTACCACCATCAGCCTCATTTACTGCGAAGCAAAGTGAATTCAATTATTTGGAATATTCATTTACTAACAATTCTAAAAACGCCAGCTCTTATCAGTGGGATTTTGGTGACGGTAATACCTCAACTGAGGTAAGCCCAACCCATGTATATGCTGAGTCTGGAGAGTACACAGTTTCGCTAACGTCTTCAAGTGATGGTGGGCTTACAGCTAATTTCAGTTCTACTATCGATATACAGGCTCCGGCTCAAGCTTCATTTGAGGTGGAAGAAGTGAGTAGTACAGAATATAAATTCACAAGCACTTCAACCGGTATAGGCATCTCTCTGACCTGGGAATTTGGTGATGGGTATGGCTATGATGGCCCTCAGAATCCAATTAATCATACTTACAGCGAAGCTGGCTTTTATACTGTTACACTTACAGCTACCAGCGAAACCGGCTTTGAAAGCGTAGCTTCCTATACGCTGGCTGCAGGGCTTCCTAAGGTAATAAACGGAGATTTTGAGGATAGTGATGGGACAGGTAAGGACGATTGGAGACCATCTTTAGGTTTTACAGGTGGAGAAGGAAACGGTGACCCGTATAGCGGTAGCGGTGATGGAGCTTATCAACTATATGATGGAACCGATACCGAATCAAGTACAAGAGGTGCCAAGATCGATGGATCGAGATGTACAGTAGATGCTGATGGAAACCCGGTTTCTGGTGATACTAGGTATGCCTATCAATCTATGACACTGGACCCCAACACTGAATATTACTTAGAGTTTTCTTATGATAATGCAAGTGGTACAATCGTAGCCGGAGAGATACTGGATGGCCACTTTGCAGATGGTTCTGCAGCACTGGCAGCTTCTCTTGATGGCTCCAGCTTACTCGAAATTAAAGGCACCGTGTCTAACGGTGAAGATATTGGCAACGATTGGCGAACTATCAGAGCAAAATTCACTACGAACGCTACCGGTGAAGTGGCTATTTGGATGTGGGCATTTGGAGGCCAATCTTACTACGATAATGTAAAAATATTGCCAGCTTGGTTAGTTGAATCTGGGGGCTGA
- the mtaB gene encoding tRNA (N(6)-L-threonylcarbamoyladenosine(37)-C(2))-methylthiotransferase MtaB, which yields MKKVAFYTLGCKLNFSETSTISRMFEEKGYKKAEFTDTPDIFIINTCSVTENADKKCRKVVREARKISPDAYVTIIGCYAQLKPKEISEIPGVDAVLGAAEKFRLIELLDGFVRTKETQVLASEIEEANIFNNAYSINDRTRTFLKVQDGCDYSCTFCTIPLARGNSRSDTIPNIIKSAKEIAESGVKEIVLTGVNTGDFGIRDGKRQDKFIDLVKELDQVEGIDRFRISSIEPNLLHDDIIDFVAGSSKFVPHFHIPLQSGSDKILKMMKRRYLSALYVSRVEKIRSVMPHCCIGVDVIVGFPGETDEDFLETYHFLNELDISYLHVFTYSERANTEAPEMGNAVPMKVRHQRSKMLRTLSEKKKRKFYEENLGRIDTVLFEEDIEDGMMHGFTNNYVRVAAKYDPVLINELKRVKLASINPSGHVEIEEVETEVLSH from the coding sequence ATGAAAAAAGTAGCATTTTATACATTAGGCTGTAAACTTAACTTCTCTGAGACTTCAACCATTTCCAGGATGTTTGAAGAAAAGGGCTATAAGAAAGCGGAGTTTACTGATACACCCGATATTTTTATCATCAATACGTGTTCTGTCACTGAAAATGCGGATAAAAAATGTCGAAAAGTGGTCAGGGAGGCCAGAAAAATCTCTCCAGATGCTTATGTTACTATCATCGGATGCTATGCCCAGCTAAAACCTAAAGAAATCTCTGAAATACCAGGCGTAGATGCGGTGTTGGGTGCTGCAGAGAAATTCCGGCTCATAGAACTTCTCGATGGCTTCGTCAGGACTAAAGAAACACAGGTGCTGGCCTCCGAAATAGAGGAAGCCAACATCTTCAATAATGCATATTCCATCAATGACCGTACACGCACCTTCCTAAAGGTTCAGGATGGTTGCGACTATAGTTGCACCTTCTGTACTATTCCTTTAGCCAGAGGCAACAGTCGCAGCGACACTATTCCCAACATTATCAAGTCTGCCAAAGAAATAGCCGAGTCAGGCGTAAAGGAGATTGTGCTAACCGGGGTGAATACAGGCGATTTTGGGATCAGGGATGGAAAAAGGCAAGATAAGTTCATTGACCTTGTAAAGGAACTTGATCAGGTAGAGGGCATTGACCGTTTCAGGATTTCATCCATTGAGCCTAACCTCCTTCACGATGATATTATTGATTTTGTAGCAGGCTCAAGCAAATTTGTGCCTCATTTTCACATTCCTCTGCAATCCGGCTCTGACAAGATCCTTAAAATGATGAAACGGCGCTACCTTAGTGCGCTATATGTCAGCCGGGTAGAAAAGATAAGGTCTGTAATGCCGCATTGCTGTATTGGTGTAGATGTTATTGTAGGCTTTCCCGGAGAGACTGATGAAGACTTTCTGGAGACGTACCATTTCCTCAATGAGCTTGACATTTCTTATCTGCATGTTTTTACTTACTCGGAACGTGCCAATACCGAGGCACCTGAGATGGGCAATGCAGTGCCCATGAAGGTAAGGCATCAGAGATCTAAAATGCTAAGGACTCTTTCTGAAAAGAAAAAGAGGAAATTTTACGAGGAAAACCTGGGGCGTATTGATACGGTTTTATTTGAGGAAGACATTGAAGATGGCATGATGCATGGGTTCACTAACAATTATGTGAGGGTAGCTGCCAAATATGATCCTGTACTTATCAATGAGCTTAAAAGAGTGAAACTAGCATCTATTAATCCCTCAGGGCATGTAGAGATAGAAGAAGTGGAAACCGAAGTACTAAGCCACTAG
- a CDS encoding cupin domain-containing protein translates to MKRNSDKYLITRDMEWEELGGGVSRKILGYDNQIMMVKVKFEKGAIGSPHQHFHTQATYCIEGKFEFEIDGQKQIVEAGDGVYIEPNLLHSAVCLEQGMLIDTFSPVREDFLDGSGVSYFGDKD, encoded by the coding sequence ATGAAACGAAACAGTGACAAATATTTGATTACCAGAGATATGGAATGGGAAGAGCTCGGTGGTGGAGTATCCAGAAAAATCCTGGGCTATGACAATCAGATTATGATGGTTAAGGTAAAATTTGAGAAAGGCGCCATAGGTTCTCCTCACCAGCACTTCCATACGCAAGCTACATACTGTATTGAAGGTAAATTTGAATTTGAAATAGACGGTCAGAAACAAATAGTGGAGGCAGGCGATGGTGTTTATATCGAACCCAACTTGCTTCACAGTGCTGTCTGTCTGGAGCAGGGAATGTTGATTGATACGTTCAGTCCGGTTAGAGAAGACTTTCTTGACGGGTCGGGTG
- a CDS encoding SusC/RagA family TonB-linked outer membrane protein, whose product MKKNFTKPLSVVLLLLMTMSTGLFAQNDQVVSGKVFSETDEPLPGVSIVIKDSNQGTITDVDGNYSLKASSNDVLVFSFIGYRTQEVPVGTQSVIDISMDVNTQELSEVVVIGYGTQKKSTITGSISKVENEKLDQIAVSRVDDALIGQVSGVNIQATNAEAGAAPTITIRGFGSVTADSGPAVVVDGVVVNSDFLGNMNMNDIASFEILKDAASAAIYGSEGANGVILITTKKGQAGKTKFSYEGFFGYKEAFESEEYKKSLKDWASKEMAEYGELSEQTQHALIISEAAGGLDRDWQEVFFDGGIIQSHALSARGGSENTTFSTSLKYLEDEGVVITDNFELITGSVKVDTKLNDKLEFGISATPSFTKTRRLPTSIHNSIRQSPWLPIYHTEETLALVNQDDPNASYYYPDLVPGDYAREDHFAEIDVDGDGDLDARARTSGDQNPYAQYVEREHYDVEYALLASTYLSYEFIEGLTLKTRLGLNLDQRKRTRWDGSEYHHSNPAEYYVQNRNRARVIWDNYLTYNKTIGLHDLNSMVGLTVQERTTEYNEVVGTGYSSDLLKNLSGATSVSQQVENKLVRRKIGYFARVNYSYDQKYLFNASFRRDGSSVFGVDSKWGNFPAVSVGWNIHNEDFMPDNDILTIVKLRASYGLTGAENFNVGDDIVDTWPYLALLNNANAIVEGNIEGGFTPRNVANSLLQWEASAELTVGIDYGFLGNRITGSVDYYERVSDNLLLLNPVSYGTGFNSAIVNLGEVKNSGFEFELRTRNIVNGDFTWSSTFIASTNQNELTAFGDSDGALLEDTFGRNSQWINKVGNPISSFYGYVVDRSKSVPNEYVTTPSVPINGQAQDAIVVDLNGDGIITDADKSILGNPYPDMIWSITNDFKYKGFDLSFMVQGSYGAQVKNIGDEYFYTWWQGATTSPQQMVDDGVVSHTSFIQPKVLTDEVVQDAKYYSLRNVNIGYTLPKDLISKIGLTGVRVYASGQNLLYVTADEYHGFNPEYIDNDNNPRQYGSQRAGTPIFRTFTFGLNVDF is encoded by the coding sequence ATGAAGAAAAATTTTACTAAACCATTATCAGTGGTATTGCTACTACTGATGACAATGTCGACCGGATTGTTTGCTCAAAACGATCAGGTTGTAAGCGGAAAAGTGTTCAGCGAAACTGATGAGCCTTTACCAGGTGTATCTATTGTTATTAAAGATAGCAATCAGGGTACTATCACAGATGTTGATGGGAATTATTCCCTTAAAGCTTCATCAAATGATGTGCTTGTATTTTCTTTTATTGGTTATAGGACTCAAGAAGTACCGGTGGGAACACAATCTGTTATAGATATCTCTATGGATGTAAACACTCAGGAATTATCTGAAGTTGTTGTAATCGGTTATGGAACTCAAAAGAAATCCACAATAACAGGATCTATTTCTAAAGTAGAGAATGAAAAATTAGATCAGATTGCAGTATCCCGGGTAGATGATGCCCTCATCGGACAGGTTTCCGGTGTGAACATTCAGGCTACCAACGCTGAAGCAGGGGCTGCGCCTACTATAACTATTCGAGGATTTGGATCCGTAACGGCCGATTCCGGACCAGCGGTGGTTGTAGATGGAGTAGTGGTCAATTCCGATTTTCTCGGAAATATGAATATGAATGATATTGCATCATTTGAAATATTAAAAGATGCAGCTTCGGCAGCAATTTATGGTAGTGAGGGGGCAAATGGTGTTATACTAATTACAACAAAGAAAGGCCAGGCAGGAAAAACTAAATTTAGCTATGAAGGGTTTTTTGGTTACAAAGAAGCCTTTGAAAGCGAAGAGTACAAGAAAAGTTTAAAGGATTGGGCTTCAAAGGAAATGGCAGAATATGGTGAGCTTAGCGAACAAACGCAACATGCGCTTATAATCTCTGAAGCAGCAGGAGGTTTGGATCGTGACTGGCAGGAGGTATTTTTTGACGGTGGTATCATTCAAAGCCACGCACTTTCTGCAAGAGGAGGTTCTGAAAATACTACATTCAGCACATCACTCAAGTATCTAGAAGATGAAGGAGTAGTAATTACTGATAATTTTGAATTGATTACCGGCTCTGTTAAAGTAGATACCAAGCTGAACGACAAGCTCGAGTTTGGCATAAGTGCCACCCCTTCCTTTACAAAGACGAGACGCTTGCCCACTTCCATACATAACTCTATCAGGCAATCGCCCTGGTTACCCATTTACCATACAGAAGAGACACTTGCACTTGTTAATCAAGATGATCCGAATGCATCGTATTACTACCCGGATCTCGTACCGGGTGACTATGCCCGAGAGGATCACTTTGCAGAGATAGATGTAGATGGTGATGGCGATTTAGATGCAAGAGCTCGTACTTCGGGTGATCAAAATCCATATGCCCAATATGTAGAAAGAGAGCACTATGATGTTGAGTATGCATTATTAGCGTCTACATATTTGAGTTATGAATTTATAGAAGGACTTACCTTAAAAACTCGTTTAGGTCTTAATCTGGACCAACGCAAGAGAACCCGGTGGGATGGTAGTGAGTATCATCACAGTAACCCTGCTGAGTATTATGTTCAAAATAGAAATAGAGCAAGAGTTATTTGGGACAACTACTTAACATACAACAAAACTATTGGTCTACATGACCTTAATTCAATGGTGGGCTTAACCGTTCAGGAAAGAACTACTGAGTATAATGAAGTTGTAGGTACAGGTTATAGTAGCGATTTATTAAAAAACTTATCAGGAGCTACTTCGGTATCACAGCAAGTTGAAAATAAATTAGTAAGACGAAAAATTGGATACTTTGCTAGGGTCAACTATTCATATGACCAAAAATACCTGTTTAATGCTTCTTTCAGACGAGATGGAAGTTCAGTTTTTGGTGTTGACTCAAAGTGGGGAAATTTTCCTGCAGTATCTGTAGGGTGGAATATTCATAATGAGGATTTTATGCCTGATAATGATATTCTAACCATCGTAAAGCTAAGAGCTAGCTATGGCCTTACCGGAGCAGAGAACTTTAATGTAGGGGATGATATTGTAGACACCTGGCCATATCTGGCTTTGTTGAATAATGCCAATGCGATTGTAGAAGGTAATATTGAGGGTGGTTTCACACCTCGTAATGTGGCAAATTCGCTATTACAGTGGGAAGCTTCTGCCGAACTCACGGTAGGAATAGATTACGGGTTTTTAGGCAATAGAATTACAGGATCTGTTGACTATTACGAGCGCGTGAGTGATAATCTGCTATTACTAAATCCGGTTTCTTACGGCACAGGTTTTAACAGTGCCATTGTAAACCTTGGTGAAGTGAAAAATAGTGGTTTTGAATTTGAGTTGAGGACCCGAAATATTGTTAACGGTGACTTTACATGGAGTTCCACTTTCATAGCCTCGACCAATCAGAATGAATTAACTGCTTTTGGTGACTCAGACGGTGCCCTTTTAGAAGATACCTTTGGTAGAAACTCTCAGTGGATCAACAAAGTAGGTAATCCAATCTCATCTTTCTATGGCTATGTGGTAGACAGAAGTAAATCAGTGCCTAATGAGTATGTAACCACTCCTTCTGTGCCGATTAACGGACAGGCACAAGATGCAATAGTGGTTGATTTGAATGGTGACGGCATTATTACTGATGCAGATAAATCTATTCTGGGTAATCCTTACCCAGACATGATCTGGAGTATTACCAACGACTTTAAATATAAAGGATTTGACCTTTCGTTTATGGTTCAGGGAAGTTATGGTGCCCAGGTAAAAAATATTGGGGACGAATACTTCTACACCTGGTGGCAAGGTGCAACTACAAGCCCTCAGCAAATGGTTGATGATGGAGTTGTTTCGCACACTTCATTTATTCAGCCAAAAGTATTAACAGACGAGGTGGTTCAGGATGCAAAATATTACTCTTTGCGTAATGTGAACATAGGTTATACACTGCCTAAGGATTTGATATCTAAGATAGGTTTGACAGGTGTAAGAGTTTATGCTTCAGGGCAAAACCTCCTATACGTTACAGCAGATGAGTATCATGGCTTTAATCCCGAGTATATCGATAATGATAACAACCCGCGACAATATGGGTCTCAAAGAGCCGGTACACCCATCTTTAGAACTTTCACTTTTGGTCTGAACGTTGATTTTTAA
- a CDS encoding RagB/SusD family nutrient uptake outer membrane protein, whose protein sequence is MKFIKYLMLAFTGGVFYSCDVEEFLNPLPETAVTADTYFQSDADVVAGIIGIYDAIQGVNEATDSDDTDVNRGIQYEYLLTEHRSDNTRSATLEGSRADFHRYLTDPVNTQSEDYWASMYDIIFRANNVLTYMDVANPANVARYTGEAKFLRAYAYFNLVRLYGDVPLITEVAIPNDRETLYTRVDVATVYAQIVQDLDEAATVLDNTYKSRASKAAAQGLLAKVLLSQPNPDYQRAQVLCEDVMSQGFSLMPNFYDVFYSELNDEIIFAIQYQSGNPLESQGFSAEFTSAVRQGFQDGLNIPNDNLIADLNTHGGDRAAVSITNVQGSIEVAKFLPDGNDWTNEYGGNARNAGNDWIILRYSDILLMHVEAIMGGTASTGNPAALASFQAVRNRAGLTTPVTSISQEDLLLERRVEFAFENQRWFDLQRFGVADAVLSAHATDMGYADYNARALLLPIPAREINLSGGLMTQNP, encoded by the coding sequence ATGAAATTTATAAAATATTTAATGCTGGCATTCACAGGCGGTGTTTTCTACTCATGCGATGTAGAGGAGTTTCTAAATCCTTTACCAGAAACTGCAGTTACAGCAGATACTTACTTTCAATCTGATGCAGATGTTGTGGCTGGAATCATTGGCATATATGATGCCATTCAGGGAGTGAATGAAGCCACCGATAGTGATGATACGGATGTTAACAGAGGGATTCAGTATGAATACCTACTTACAGAGCATCGATCCGATAATACCAGAAGCGCTACTCTTGAAGGTTCGAGGGCAGATTTTCATAGGTATTTAACAGATCCGGTTAACACCCAATCGGAAGATTATTGGGCATCTATGTATGACATTATTTTCAGGGCGAATAATGTTTTAACCTACATGGATGTTGCTAACCCGGCCAATGTAGCAAGGTATACAGGTGAGGCTAAATTTTTAAGAGCTTATGCTTATTTCAATCTGGTGAGATTGTATGGCGATGTGCCTTTGATTACAGAAGTGGCTATCCCCAACGACAGGGAAACCCTTTATACCAGAGTGGATGTAGCTACTGTGTATGCACAGATTGTGCAAGATCTGGATGAAGCAGCGACTGTCTTGGATAATACATATAAATCAAGAGCTTCAAAAGCTGCAGCTCAGGGGTTGTTAGCCAAGGTACTTTTATCTCAGCCAAACCCGGATTATCAAAGGGCCCAGGTATTGTGTGAGGATGTGATGAGCCAGGGATTTTCTTTGATGCCGAATTTTTATGATGTGTTTTATTCTGAATTAAATGATGAAATCATTTTTGCTATTCAGTATCAGTCTGGTAACCCATTGGAAAGTCAGGGGTTTTCAGCTGAGTTTACTTCTGCGGTACGTCAAGGCTTTCAGGATGGCCTCAACATTCCTAATGATAATTTAATTGCAGACTTAAATACACATGGAGGAGACAGAGCGGCAGTAAGTATAACCAATGTTCAGGGCTCTATTGAGGTAGCTAAATTTTTACCTGATGGGAATGATTGGACAAACGAATATGGAGGAAACGCTAGAAATGCAGGTAATGACTGGATTATCCTGCGATACTCCGATATTCTGTTAATGCATGTTGAGGCCATTATGGGAGGTACGGCTTCAACAGGTAATCCTGCTGCTTTGGCCTCTTTTCAAGCGGTAAGAAATCGTGCAGGCCTTACAACACCTGTAACTTCAATCTCTCAAGAAGATTTATTGCTCGAAAGAAGGGTGGAGTTTGCATTTGAAAACCAGCGATGGTTTGATCTACAACGATTTGGTGTAGCCGATGCTGTATTGAGTGCTCATGCTACCGATATGGGATATGCCGATTACAATGCAAGGGCGTTGTTGCTCCCTATTCCAGCCAGAGAAATTAATTTAAGTGGTGGTCTTATGACACAAAATCCATAA
- a CDS encoding Arm DNA-binding domain-containing protein: MKKYKARNGKAPIYARITVDGKRADLSMKRSVEFSSWNNHKGMEKGRRDQQLKRLLGTGES, from the coding sequence TTGAAGAAGTATAAGGCCAGAAATGGTAAAGCACCTATCTATGCTCGAATTACCGTAGATGGAAAGAGAGCAGACCTTTCGATGAAGCGATCTGTTGAATTTTCTAGCTGGAACAACCATAAAGGTATGGAAAAGGGTAGAAGAGACCAACAGCTTAAACGGCTACTAGGAACGGGTGAGAGCTAA